The following are encoded in a window of Doryrhamphus excisus isolate RoL2022-K1 chromosome 16, RoL_Dexc_1.0, whole genome shotgun sequence genomic DNA:
- the LOC131103963 gene encoding trypsin-3-like: protein MVPLRRSVLLLLAFFLTETYADRIVGGHEVEPYSVKYQASLQTKGKHYCAGTLVHPQWVVSAAHCWRPRQIMTVVLSEHNLTTTDGFEQIFNVSMIYINSFSSRTFDNDIMLLKLSEPAHLNANVQPAKLPDVNRPLLNGDVCTVSGWGAKAAQSFALSPVLRAVDINIITYCSYYYWGMITSNMLCAGSATGGKDSCQGDSGGPLICNGYLEGIVSWGISCANPRYPGVYTKVRNYLPWINGIIENGS from the exons ATGGTTCCGCTGAGAAGATCGGTGTTGTTACTTTTGGCTTTCTTTTTAACAG AGACATACGCAGATAGGATTGTTGGGGGTCATGAGGTCGAGCCATACTCCGTCAAGTATCAGGCTTCTCTTCAGACCAAAGGGAAGCACTACTGTGCAGGAACACTGGTGCACCCTCAATGGGTGGTGTCTGCTGCCCACTGCTGGAGACC GAGACAAATAATGACGGTGGTGTTAAGTGAACACAACCTGACTACAACAGATGGATTTGAGCAGATCTTCAACGTATCCATGATATATATCAACAGTTTTAGCTCCCGGACGTTTGACAATGACATCATGCTCCTCAAG CTAAGCGAACCTGCACATCTTAACGCTAACGTTCAACCAGCCAAGTTGCCAGATGTAAACCGGCCTCTGCTCAACGGTGACGTCTGCACGGTGAGCGGCTGGGGTGCGAAGGCAGCGCAAAGCTTCGCCCTTTCTCCTGTGCTACGAGCTGTGGACATCAATATCATAACTTATTGCTCCTATTACTACTGGGGTATGATCACCTCAAATATGTTATGTGCTGGATCTGCAACGGGAGGAAAAGATTCTTGCCAG GGTGACTCAGGTGGTCCCCTCATCTGCAATGGCTACCTGGAGGGCATAGTGTCATGGGGTATCAGCTGTGCCAACCCCCGCTACCCAGGAGTCTACACCAAAGTGAGGAACTATTTGCCTTGGATCAATGGGATTATTGAAAACGGATCATAA
- the zmp:0000001088 gene encoding trypsin-3 has translation MDFMFILLCILMDVLTSSCQVFQQGRIVGGYAPVPHSIRYIVSIQTTDRRHLCGGSLITRDWVITAAHCDIGVDKMTIVAGDYSLIIYEGTEQEIVPKLLVPHPKYSSSTNNNDIMLIKLSSPVDLNNFVSITLLPSQSASIAEGRLCRVSGWGFTKPEGGQIPSTLRTVKLPIIDSNKCNTSDSFNGSITENMLCAGYSIGGKDACQGDSGGPLVCDGLLYGLVSWGNGCADAQFPGVYTAVSKYRRWIDDTILSHQSRCTN, from the exons ATGGACTTTATGTTTATATTACTCTGCATTCTGATGGACGTCCTAACCAGCAGCT GTCAAGTCTTCCAACAGGGACGCATTGTGGGAGGATACGCACCAGTTCCACATTCAATCAGGTACATTGTATCGATACAGACGACAGACCGTCGACACCTTTGTGGGGGTTCCTTGATCACTCGGGACTGGGTCATCACAGCAGCACACTGTGATATCGG GGTGGATAAAATGACAATAGTGGCTGGAGATTACTCTCTGATCATCTATGAAGGGACAGAGCAGGAAATCGTACCCAAGCTATTGGTGCCTCATCCCAAGTACAGCAGCTCAACCAATAACAATGACATCATGCTCATAAAA CTGAGTTCCCCGGTGGATCTGAACAACTTTGTATCCATCACATTACTGCCCAGTCAgagtgcctccattgctgagggcAGGCTGTGCCGGGTGTCTGGGTGGGGATTCACAAAACCAGAAGGAGGCCAGATCCCTTCCACGCTGCGCACGGTTAAGCTGCCTATCATCGACTCGAATAAATGCAACACCAGTGACTCTTTCAATGGCAGCATCACAGAAAACATGCTCTGTGCCGGCTACAGTATCGGCGGGAAGGATGCCTGTCAG GGGGATTCTGGGGGTCCACTGGTATGCGATGGACTTCTCTACGGCTTAGTGTCCTGGGGTAATGGGTGCGCTGATGCCCAATTTCCTGGAGTCTATACCGCTGTATCCAAGTACCGCAGGTGGATAGACGATACGATACTTAGCCACCAGAGCAGATGTACCAATTAG